The following coding sequences lie in one Myxococcales bacterium genomic window:
- the yacG gene encoding DNA gyrase inhibitor YacG, producing the protein MVSGKTCATCGRPLSNPPDAAAFPFCSDRCKLLDLGNWLDGRYRLDGPAAQAPEDDSED; encoded by the coding sequence ATGGTTTCTGGCAAAACATGTGCCACGTGTGGGCGCCCTCTTTCTAACCCGCCCGATGCTGCTGCGTTTCCGTTTTGTTCCGACCGTTGTAAACTGCTTGATCTCGGCAATTGGTTGGATGGGAGGTACCGGCTGGACGGCCCAGCTGCGCAAGCACCTGAGGACGATTCCGAGGACTGA